The following proteins are encoded in a genomic region of Necator americanus strain Aroian chromosome II, whole genome shotgun sequence:
- a CDS encoding hypothetical protein (NECATOR_CHRII.G6557.T1), giving the protein MIRRQLIHFDALLDEENKTVQEAEAETRVEDTVMYEMRNPFFEQQVEIRRHDDYILKWMEKTEKTYNAVMTQVIEFSEDCREIVAQLPRETYWSSTRSRPKITRKS; this is encoded by the coding sequence ATGATACGGCGCCAGTTGATTCACTTCGATGCTTTGCTCGATGAGGAAAACAAGACCGTTCAGGAGGCTGAAGCAGAAACCAGAGTGGAGGACACGGTTATGTACGAGATGCGGAACCCTTTCTTCGAGCAACAGGTTGAAATCAGAAGACATGACGATTACATATTGAAATGGATGGAGAAAACGGAGAAGACCTACAATGCAGTCATGACACAGGTCATCGAATTTAGCGAGGACTGCAGAGAAATCGTTGCACAACTCCCAAGAGAGACATACTGGAGCAGCACAAGAAGCAGGCCGAAGATCACAAGGAAATCATAG